One region of Ptiloglossa arizonensis isolate GNS036 chromosome 8, iyPtiAriz1_principal, whole genome shotgun sequence genomic DNA includes:
- the LOC143149910 gene encoding uncharacterized protein LOC143149910 isoform X1: MHKWEHVYRYAAVRKGKETRPPRLEKAEASRKCRKIRRRSLRLVSRLLRLRPSFEPEVANVLNQVVRKYKIFLNSSNILNCVRSFQVYPCTSASHRFHHTFRNQNVENNLCRMNFFYLFLSIKLNYSNTFTCRISSRIRPK, from the exons ATGCACAAGTGGGAGCACGTGTATCGTTACGCCGCGGTACGTAAAGGCAAGGAAACGCGCCCGCCTAGGTTAG AGAAAGCTGAAGCATCGAGGAAATGCCGGAAAATCCGACGAAGAAGCTTACGACTCGTCTCGAGACTACTTCGACTGCGCCCTTCCTTTGAACCAGAGGTCGCCAACGTTCTTAACCAAGTGGttcgtaaatataaaatattcttaaattcGAGTAATATTCTTAATTGCGTACGTTCTTTTCAAGTATACCCGTGCACAAGTGCCTCTCACAGGTTTCACCATACGTTTCGTAATcaaaacgttgaaaataatttatgccgaatgaattttttttaccttttcctgtcgattaaattaaattattccaatACGTTTACGTGTAGAATATCGAGCAGAATTCGTCCGAAATAA